In Xiphias gladius isolate SHS-SW01 ecotype Sanya breed wild chromosome 16, ASM1685928v1, whole genome shotgun sequence, a genomic segment contains:
- the kpna3 gene encoding importin subunit alpha-4, with amino-acid sequence MAENAGLENHRIKSFKNKGRDVETMRRHRNEVTVELRKSKRDEHLLKKRNVPLEDSLEDSDVDSDFKGQNVTLDAILQNATSDNAVIQLSAVQAARKLLSSDRNPPIDDLIKSGILPILVKCLERDDNPSLQFEAAWALTNIASGTSAQTQAVVKSNAVPLFLRLLHSPHQNVCEQAVWALGNIIGDGPQCRDYVISLGVVKPLLSFINPSIPITFLRNVTWVIVNLCRNKDPPPPMETVQEILPALCVLIYHTDINILVDTVWALSYLTDGGNEQIQMVIDSGVVPFLVPLLSHQEVKVQTAALRAVGNIVTGTDEQTQVVLNCDVLLHFPNLLTHPKEKINKEAVWFLSNITAGNQQQVQAVIDAGLIPMIIHQLAKGDFGTQKEAAWAISNLTISGRKDQVEFLVEQNVIPPFCSLLSVKDSQVVQVVLDGLKNILIMAGDEASTIAEIIEECGGLEKIENLQQHENEDIYKLAFEIIDQYFSGDDIDEDPSLIPETTQGGTFNFDPASNMQTKEFNF; translated from the exons ATGGCAGAAAACGCCGGCTTGGAAAACCACCGCATCAAGAGTTTTAAGAATAAGGGACGTGATGTCGAG actATGAGAAGACATCGAAATGAGGTGACAGTTGAGTTGCGAAAG AGCAAACGAGACGAACATCTACTGAAGAAGAGAAATGTCCCACTGGAGGACAGTCTGGAGGACTCTGATGTTGACTCAGACTTCAAAGGA CAAAATGTTACACTTGATGCCATCTTACAG AATGCTACCAGTGATAATGCGGTGATACAGCTCAGTGCTGTACAGGCAGCCAG AAAACTCCTCTCGAGTGACAGAAACCCTCCCATCGATGACTTGATAAAGTCTGGGATCCTGCCCATTTTAGTCAAATGCCTGGAAAGGGACGACAA CCCCTCTCTGCAGTTTGAGGCAGCTTGGGCTCTGACCAACATTGCGTCTGGGACTTCAGCACAGACTCAGGCTGTGGTTAAATCCA atgCAGTGCCCCTGTTCCTGCGACTGCTACACTCCCCCCACCAAAACGTTTGTGAACAAGCTGTATGGGCTTTGGGAAACATTATAG GTGATGGTCCACAGTGCAGGGATTATGTCATCTCCCTGGGCGTGGTCAAGCCCCTGCTTTCTTTCATCAACCCATCAATCCCCATTACCTTCCTCCGCAATGTTACCTGGGTCATTGTTAACCTCTGCCGCAACAAGGATCCACCACCACCAATGGAGACTGTGCAAGAG ATTCTGCCCGCCCTCTGTGTGCTAATATATCACACCGATATAAAT ATCCTAGTTGACACGGTGTGGGCTCTGTCCTATCTGACGGACGGAGGCAACGAGCAGATCCAGATGGTCATTGATTCTGGAGTTGTTCCATTTCTTGTACCTCTCCTCAGCCATCAGGAGGTGAAAGTTCAG ACTGCAGCTCTGAGGGCAGTCGGAAATATTGTGACAGGGACAGACGAGCAGACACAGGTTGTGCTCAACTGTGACGTCCTCTTACATTTCCCCAACCTCCTCACACACCCTAAGGAAAAGATCAACAAG GAAGCAGTCTGGTTCCTGTCCAACATTACAGCTGGGAACCAGCAGCAGGTCCAAGCTGTGATCGATGCTGGACTGATTCCTATGATCATTCACCAACTGGCTAAG GGTGACTTTGGCACTCAAAAGGAGGCAGCGTGGGCCATCAGCAACCTCACCATCAGTGGGAGGAAAGACCAG GTGGAGTTCCTGGTGGAGCAGAACGTCATCCCTCCGTTCTGTAGCCTGCTGTCAGTGAAGGACTCCCAGGTGGTGCAGGTGGTCCTGGACGGCCTCAAGAATATCCTCATCATGGCAGGAGATGAAGCCAGCACTATTGCTGAGATCATTGAGGAGTGTGGAG GTTTGGAGAAGATAGAAAATCTGCAGCAGCACGAGAATGAGGATATCTACAAACTAGCCTTTGAGATTATTGATCAGTACTTTTCAGGAGATGAT ATTGATGAAGATCCCAGCTTGATCCCTGAAACCACTCAAGGAGGAACTTTCAACTTTGATCCAGCttcaaacatgcaaacaaaggAGTTTAATTTCTAA
- the spryd7b gene encoding SPRY domain-containing protein 7b, whose protein sequence is MAWVCFRMLYWARMAAMFTCCLGCCGDGGSGHIPLKEMPTVQLDTHHMGTDVVIVKSGRRICGTGGCLANAPLHQNKSYFEFKIQSTGVWGVGVATQKVNLNQVPFGRDTNSLVLRHDGSVYHNNEEKNRLPANSLPQEGDIVGITYDHVELNLYLNGKNMHCPASGIRGTVYPVVYVDDSAILDCQFTDFYHTPPQGFEKILFEQQIF, encoded by the exons ATGGCATGGGTTTGTTTCCGGATGTTGTATTGGGCAAGAATGGCTGCGATGTTTACGTGTTGTCTAGGCTGCTGCGGAGACGGTGGATCGGGGCACATTCCCCTCAAAGAAATGCCCACTGTTCAGTTAGATACTCACCACATGG gCACAGATGTTGTCATTGTAAAGAGTGGCCGGAGGATATGTGGCACTGGAGGCTGTCTGGCCAATGCTCCTCTGCACCAGAACAAAAGTTACTTTGAGTTTAAGATCCAGTCCACTG gtGTTTGGGGAGTAGGTGTGGCCACACAGAAAGTGAACCTTAATCAAGTGCCTTTTGGCAGAGACACAAATAGCCTAGTCCTGAGGCATGATGGGTCTGTGTACCACAATAATGAAGAGAAGAATCGTCTACCTGCAAACAGCCTCCCCCAGGAAGGTGACATTGTT GGCATCACATATGACCACGTGGAGCTGAATTTATATTTGAATGGAAAGAACATGCATTGTCCTGCCTCAGGGATCCGAGGCACCGTATACCCGGTTGTTTATG TGGATGACAGTGCCATCCTAGACTGCCAGTTTACTGACTTCTATCACACACCTCCACAAGGATTTGAGAAGATCCTCTTTGAACAACAAatcttctga
- the trim13 gene encoding tripartite motif-containing 13 isoform X2, whose amino-acid sequence MAWKQGKKIKETMEQLEEELTCPICCGLFEDPRVLLCSHSFCKKCLEGLLEGNRGPGFRTPFKCPTCRKETPQNGANSLQINYSLRGIVEKYSKIRFMPKMSVCKQHCGQPLNIFCATDLKLICGFCATADDHKGHKICSLGEAYDREKEAFEELLRGMESWQSADILSCLETLQTSKKKALQSVTKDAEKVIDYFDKLTSALECKKNEILSDFETLKLVVMQAYDPEITKLSAALEEQRRALSIAESFRNVSDPLCFLQQMQEFREKLRVLKETPLPSRKEMDVGPLVRNFDVKKWDSLRLREVDKISVPHESGSYRVGGSRMAAPRWITLFMSLLLPTLLLLQPHNLAVYVTSQIEPFLTTVSSHLTHTGVYLLEITDVCTGLIGAGQDCIVNLIDSTVSFIGSCKLF is encoded by the exons ATGGCATGGAAACAAGGGAAGAAAATCAAG GAGACCATGGAGCAGCTAGAAGAGGAACTTACGTGCCCAATCTGCTGCGGTCTCTTCGAAGACCCACGGGTCTTGTTGTGCTCACACAGCTTCTGCAAGAAATGCTTGGAGGGACTCTTGGAGGGTAACCGAGGTCCAGGTTTCAGAACACCTTTCAAATGCCCCACGTGCCGCAAAGAGACCCCTCAAAACGGCGCAAACAGCCTGCAGATCAACTATTCTCTGCGCGGAATCGTGGAGAAGTACAGCAAAATAAGGTTTATGcctaaaatgtctgtttgtaaACAACACTGCGGCCAACCCCTTAACATATTTTGCGCCACGGACTTGAAACTCATTTGTGGATTTTGCGCAACAGCAGATGACCACAAAGGGCATAAAATATGCTCCTTGGGGGAGGCATATGACCGGGAGAAGGAGGCGTTCGAAGAGCTGCTTCGCGGGATGGAGAGCTGGCAGAGCGCAGATATCCTGTCCTGCCTGGAGACACTACAGACCAGTAAGAAGAAGGCTCTTCAGTCGGTGACCAAGGACGCAGAAAAGGTAATAGATTATTTCGACAAACTCACAAGTGCCCTCGAATGCAAGAAGAACGAGATCCTCTCCGATTTTGAAACACTGAAGCTGGTGGTGATGCAAGCGTACGACCCGGAGATCACCAAGCTGAGCGCGGCACTGGAAGAGCAGAGACGGGCGCTCAGCATCGCGGAGTCCTTCAGGAACGTCTCCGACCCCCTGTGCTTTCTGCAGCAGATGCAGGAGTTTCGGGAGAAGTTGAGGGTCCTTAAGGAGACTCCCCTGCCCTCCCGGAAAGAGATGGATGTCGGTCCCCTTGTACGCAATTTCGATGTAAAAAAGTGGGATTCACTGAGGCTCAGAGAAGTGGACAAGATCTCAGTCCCTCACGAGAGCGGCTCCTACCGAGTGGGGGGCTCACGGATGGCGGCGCCCCGATGGATCACCTTATTCATGAGTCTGTTACTACCAactctgctcctgctgcagccGCACAACCTTGCAGTCTACGTAACCTCGCAGATTGAACCATTTCTCACGACAGTCTCCTCGCACCTTACTCACACTGGTGTGTACCTGCTGGAAATCACTGACGTGTGCACGGGTTTAATTGGCGCAGGCCAGGATTGTATCGTGAACTTAATTGACTCTACTGTCAGTTTTATTGGCAGTTGTAAGTTGTTTTAA
- the trim13 gene encoding tripartite motif-containing 13 isoform X1: protein MIALHCASQQLETMEQLEEELTCPICCGLFEDPRVLLCSHSFCKKCLEGLLEGNRGPGFRTPFKCPTCRKETPQNGANSLQINYSLRGIVEKYSKIRFMPKMSVCKQHCGQPLNIFCATDLKLICGFCATADDHKGHKICSLGEAYDREKEAFEELLRGMESWQSADILSCLETLQTSKKKALQSVTKDAEKVIDYFDKLTSALECKKNEILSDFETLKLVVMQAYDPEITKLSAALEEQRRALSIAESFRNVSDPLCFLQQMQEFREKLRVLKETPLPSRKEMDVGPLVRNFDVKKWDSLRLREVDKISVPHESGSYRVGGSRMAAPRWITLFMSLLLPTLLLLQPHNLAVYVTSQIEPFLTTVSSHLTHTGVYLLEITDVCTGLIGAGQDCIVNLIDSTVSFIGSCKLF, encoded by the exons ATGATTGCGTTGCACTGTGCGTCTCAGCAGCTG GAGACCATGGAGCAGCTAGAAGAGGAACTTACGTGCCCAATCTGCTGCGGTCTCTTCGAAGACCCACGGGTCTTGTTGTGCTCACACAGCTTCTGCAAGAAATGCTTGGAGGGACTCTTGGAGGGTAACCGAGGTCCAGGTTTCAGAACACCTTTCAAATGCCCCACGTGCCGCAAAGAGACCCCTCAAAACGGCGCAAACAGCCTGCAGATCAACTATTCTCTGCGCGGAATCGTGGAGAAGTACAGCAAAATAAGGTTTATGcctaaaatgtctgtttgtaaACAACACTGCGGCCAACCCCTTAACATATTTTGCGCCACGGACTTGAAACTCATTTGTGGATTTTGCGCAACAGCAGATGACCACAAAGGGCATAAAATATGCTCCTTGGGGGAGGCATATGACCGGGAGAAGGAGGCGTTCGAAGAGCTGCTTCGCGGGATGGAGAGCTGGCAGAGCGCAGATATCCTGTCCTGCCTGGAGACACTACAGACCAGTAAGAAGAAGGCTCTTCAGTCGGTGACCAAGGACGCAGAAAAGGTAATAGATTATTTCGACAAACTCACAAGTGCCCTCGAATGCAAGAAGAACGAGATCCTCTCCGATTTTGAAACACTGAAGCTGGTGGTGATGCAAGCGTACGACCCGGAGATCACCAAGCTGAGCGCGGCACTGGAAGAGCAGAGACGGGCGCTCAGCATCGCGGAGTCCTTCAGGAACGTCTCCGACCCCCTGTGCTTTCTGCAGCAGATGCAGGAGTTTCGGGAGAAGTTGAGGGTCCTTAAGGAGACTCCCCTGCCCTCCCGGAAAGAGATGGATGTCGGTCCCCTTGTACGCAATTTCGATGTAAAAAAGTGGGATTCACTGAGGCTCAGAGAAGTGGACAAGATCTCAGTCCCTCACGAGAGCGGCTCCTACCGAGTGGGGGGCTCACGGATGGCGGCGCCCCGATGGATCACCTTATTCATGAGTCTGTTACTACCAactctgctcctgctgcagccGCACAACCTTGCAGTCTACGTAACCTCGCAGATTGAACCATTTCTCACGACAGTCTCCTCGCACCTTACTCACACTGGTGTGTACCTGCTGGAAATCACTGACGTGTGCACGGGTTTAATTGGCGCAGGCCAGGATTGTATCGTGAACTTAATTGACTCTACTGTCAGTTTTATTGGCAGTTGTAAGTTGTTTTAA
- the trim13 gene encoding tripartite motif-containing 13 isoform X3, giving the protein MEQLEEELTCPICCGLFEDPRVLLCSHSFCKKCLEGLLEGNRGPGFRTPFKCPTCRKETPQNGANSLQINYSLRGIVEKYSKIRFMPKMSVCKQHCGQPLNIFCATDLKLICGFCATADDHKGHKICSLGEAYDREKEAFEELLRGMESWQSADILSCLETLQTSKKKALQSVTKDAEKVIDYFDKLTSALECKKNEILSDFETLKLVVMQAYDPEITKLSAALEEQRRALSIAESFRNVSDPLCFLQQMQEFREKLRVLKETPLPSRKEMDVGPLVRNFDVKKWDSLRLREVDKISVPHESGSYRVGGSRMAAPRWITLFMSLLLPTLLLLQPHNLAVYVTSQIEPFLTTVSSHLTHTGVYLLEITDVCTGLIGAGQDCIVNLIDSTVSFIGSCKLF; this is encoded by the coding sequence ATGGAGCAGCTAGAAGAGGAACTTACGTGCCCAATCTGCTGCGGTCTCTTCGAAGACCCACGGGTCTTGTTGTGCTCACACAGCTTCTGCAAGAAATGCTTGGAGGGACTCTTGGAGGGTAACCGAGGTCCAGGTTTCAGAACACCTTTCAAATGCCCCACGTGCCGCAAAGAGACCCCTCAAAACGGCGCAAACAGCCTGCAGATCAACTATTCTCTGCGCGGAATCGTGGAGAAGTACAGCAAAATAAGGTTTATGcctaaaatgtctgtttgtaaACAACACTGCGGCCAACCCCTTAACATATTTTGCGCCACGGACTTGAAACTCATTTGTGGATTTTGCGCAACAGCAGATGACCACAAAGGGCATAAAATATGCTCCTTGGGGGAGGCATATGACCGGGAGAAGGAGGCGTTCGAAGAGCTGCTTCGCGGGATGGAGAGCTGGCAGAGCGCAGATATCCTGTCCTGCCTGGAGACACTACAGACCAGTAAGAAGAAGGCTCTTCAGTCGGTGACCAAGGACGCAGAAAAGGTAATAGATTATTTCGACAAACTCACAAGTGCCCTCGAATGCAAGAAGAACGAGATCCTCTCCGATTTTGAAACACTGAAGCTGGTGGTGATGCAAGCGTACGACCCGGAGATCACCAAGCTGAGCGCGGCACTGGAAGAGCAGAGACGGGCGCTCAGCATCGCGGAGTCCTTCAGGAACGTCTCCGACCCCCTGTGCTTTCTGCAGCAGATGCAGGAGTTTCGGGAGAAGTTGAGGGTCCTTAAGGAGACTCCCCTGCCCTCCCGGAAAGAGATGGATGTCGGTCCCCTTGTACGCAATTTCGATGTAAAAAAGTGGGATTCACTGAGGCTCAGAGAAGTGGACAAGATCTCAGTCCCTCACGAGAGCGGCTCCTACCGAGTGGGGGGCTCACGGATGGCGGCGCCCCGATGGATCACCTTATTCATGAGTCTGTTACTACCAactctgctcctgctgcagccGCACAACCTTGCAGTCTACGTAACCTCGCAGATTGAACCATTTCTCACGACAGTCTCCTCGCACCTTACTCACACTGGTGTGTACCTGCTGGAAATCACTGACGTGTGCACGGGTTTAATTGGCGCAGGCCAGGATTGTATCGTGAACTTAATTGACTCTACTGTCAGTTTTATTGGCAGTTGTAAGTTGTTTTAA